The Deltaproteobacteria bacterium genome includes a window with the following:
- a CDS encoding TIGR01212 family radical SAM protein — protein sequence MKNTTIPATRQQSSCDRISEKKLLPTRRYRTLKTHLKDRYGGIVKKIPLDAGLSCPNRDGTISTKGCAFCNPRGSGTGLAEIGLTLADQYMLWHERFESRDTFRGYLAYLQSFTNTHAPAPVLRNILSGLRGLPDLIGLCIGTRPDCLDEEKTTIIAKQDYPETWVEIGLQTSCDETLRRINRGHTSACFARAARMVSRQGLQICVHVIAGLPGESPEDFLRTINFLNDLPVHGIKIHCCYVGRNTTLAKWWTSGNYHPLSMEEYASWAAAAVIRLRPDIVIHRLNSDPAPGELLAPGWIADKPSTLREIHHELRRSNIVPDSSRQTCPQEPLGK from the coding sequence ATGAAAAATACCACAATTCCGGCGACCAGGCAACAGTCGAGCTGTGACCGTATTTCGGAAAAGAAACTCCTCCCGACACGTCGATACAGAACCCTTAAAACCCATCTCAAGGACAGATATGGAGGAATAGTGAAGAAAATTCCTCTGGACGCTGGCCTGAGCTGCCCCAACCGGGACGGAACCATCTCGACCAAAGGCTGTGCGTTCTGCAATCCACGCGGCTCCGGAACTGGACTGGCCGAAATAGGGCTAACTCTGGCCGACCAGTACATGCTATGGCACGAACGCTTCGAATCCCGAGACACTTTTCGCGGCTACCTGGCCTATCTTCAATCCTTCACAAACACCCACGCCCCGGCTCCGGTCTTGCGCAATATACTCTCCGGCCTCCGAGGCCTCCCCGATCTGATCGGCCTGTGTATCGGCACCAGGCCTGACTGCCTGGACGAAGAAAAAACAACAATCATCGCCAAACAGGACTATCCCGAGACATGGGTCGAGATCGGCCTGCAAACATCTTGCGACGAGACCCTCCGGCGCATTAACCGTGGGCACACGTCTGCGTGTTTTGCCCGGGCCGCCCGCATGGTTTCCAGGCAGGGGCTCCAGATCTGCGTCCATGTCATCGCCGGACTTCCCGGCGAAAGTCCCGAAGATTTCCTCCGCACGATCAACTTCCTCAACGACCTTCCCGTCCACGGAATCAAGATCCATTGCTGCTATGTTGGGCGGAATACGACGCTGGCCAAATGGTGGACATCGGGCAATTACCACCCCCTGAGCATGGAGGAATACGCGTCTTGGGCCGCCGCAGCGGTCATTCGCCTGCGTCCAGACATAGTCATCCACCGTCTGAATTCGGATCCGGCCCCCGGTGAACTCCTCGCTCCGGGATGGATCGCCGACAAACCATCAACGCTACGG